One stretch of Candidatus Acetothermia bacterium DNA includes these proteins:
- a CDS encoding FadR family transcriptional regulator encodes MDPTSGLPEGRRSFLVLDRIVQAIRSGEYQEGARLPTERELADLCGVSRSSVREALSILSALDIVDRRVGDGTYVRCCDDRVLSLTLELARGEADLRDTFELQRILEVGVAELAARIMSADHLAEIQVAVGEMEKAAARGDVEAYFAADRRFHLTVAAATGNALLERQLRSLIAQMDRPLWRTVKGYFIRHQAEYLNRSLAAHRRLLSAFRLRDTALARRVMEEHFERIRGEIFGDA; translated from the coding sequence ATGGACCCGACCTCGGGCTTGCCTGAAGGGAGACGGTCCTTCCTGGTCCTGGACCGCATCGTGCAGGCCATCCGGTCCGGTGAGTACCAGGAAGGGGCCCGTTTGCCCACCGAACGGGAGCTCGCCGATCTGTGCGGCGTCAGCCGTTCCTCGGTCCGGGAAGCCCTCAGCATTCTGAGCGCCCTCGATATCGTGGACCGGCGCGTCGGGGACGGCACCTACGTGCGCTGCTGCGACGACCGGGTCCTGTCCCTGACCCTGGAGCTGGCCCGGGGCGAGGCGGACCTGCGGGACACGTTTGAACTGCAACGGATCCTCGAGGTCGGCGTGGCCGAGCTCGCCGCCCGCATCATGTCTGCCGATCACCTCGCCGAGATCCAAGTAGCGGTCGGAGAGATGGAAAAAGCCGCCGCCCGCGGCGACGTGGAGGCCTATTTTGCCGCCGACCGCCGGTTCCACCTCACGGTCGCCGCCGCCACCGGCAATGCCCTGCTCGAGCGCCAGCTCCGCTCCCTGATCGCTCAGATGGACCGTCCGCTGTGGCGCACCGTCAAGGGCTATTTCATCCGGCATCAGGCCGAGTACCTCAACCGGTCACTGGCCGCCCACCGCCGGCTCTTGTCGGCGTTCCGGCTTCGGGACACCGCCCTCGCCCGCAGGGTCATGGAAGAGCACTTCGAACGCATCCGGGGGGAGATCTTCGGCGATGCCTGA
- a CDS encoding ABC transporter substrate-binding protein has product MRKACVVLSVGLLAILVGFGVAAKETLLIYTSTPVEIMTKLEQMFEATYPDIDLQVFRSGTGNIAAKLAAEREAGKIQADLIWVAEYTYLEELKAQNLLYKYESPEAKNIPALLVDKDGYYYGARIFALVIAYNTNYVKDPPRTWTDLLDPKWKGQIVTANPSYSGSNAIAAAVLGMKYGLDYFRGLAANNTTVVQGNSQSVTEVAAGAYLVGLTLDNMVRGLKAQGSPIDLVYPDDGPIFLPSPIGIFATSQHLEAAKKFVDYVLSAEGQRALVEIGAYIPARTDVAGPAGAPTLDELVAKAMPAEIEAIVANINFYTQQFVKILLGQ; this is encoded by the coding sequence ATGCGGAAGGCATGTGTAGTGCTGAGCGTGGGGTTGTTGGCGATCCTGGTGGGGTTCGGCGTGGCAGCGAAGGAAACCCTCCTGATCTACACGTCTACCCCGGTGGAGATCATGACCAAGCTCGAACAGATGTTCGAGGCGACCTACCCGGACATCGACCTCCAGGTGTTCCGCTCCGGAACCGGCAACATCGCTGCCAAGCTCGCTGCAGAACGGGAGGCGGGGAAGATCCAGGCCGACCTGATCTGGGTTGCTGAGTACACGTACCTCGAAGAGCTCAAAGCCCAGAACCTCCTCTACAAGTACGAATCGCCAGAGGCGAAGAACATCCCTGCACTCCTTGTGGATAAGGATGGCTACTACTACGGGGCCCGCATCTTCGCGTTGGTCATTGCGTACAACACGAACTACGTCAAGGACCCGCCCCGGACGTGGACCGATCTCCTTGATCCGAAGTGGAAGGGGCAGATCGTAACCGCCAACCCTAGCTACTCCGGGTCCAATGCGATCGCCGCCGCCGTCCTCGGCATGAAGTACGGGCTCGACTACTTCCGCGGCCTGGCCGCGAACAACACCACCGTCGTCCAGGGCAACAGCCAATCCGTGACCGAGGTCGCTGCCGGCGCGTACCTGGTCGGGTTGACCTTGGACAACATGGTCCGCGGTCTCAAGGCCCAGGGAAGCCCGATCGACCTCGTGTACCCCGACGACGGCCCGATCTTCCTCCCGAGCCCGATCGGGATCTTCGCCACGAGCCAGCATCTTGAGGCGGCGAAGAAGTTCGTGGATTACGTGCTGTCGGCAGAGGGACAGCGGGCGCTCGTTGAGATCGGAGCCTACATCCCGGCCAGGACCGACGTCGCCGGGCCGGCCGGGGCGCCGACCCTCGATGAGCTCGTGGCGAAGGCGATGCCGGCGGAGATAGAGGCCATCGTCGCC